Genomic DNA from Candidatus Thermoplasmatota archaeon:
GAATGGACGCGAAGCTCGTGGCAGACGCGCTCCACGCGCGTGCGCTGGTACTCGCTTGCCACGGCGCCCGAGACCACGCCGCGGATGCGAAGGCCCGAAAGGGCGCGGTGGAGGTCGGAGAGCTCGCGCTCCTTCTCGCCGGACGACTTTGCCATCACGTGCTCGATGTCCATGGCTTCTGCCAGAAGCGGCGTCCAGCGGAGGTTTGGAACGTGGAACATGTGGCTCTCGGGATTCCGCGGCAGCAGCGTGACGAGGTGCGTGACCTCGAAGCCCCACTGCTGCGCGAGGTGGACGGCAAACGTGGAGTCCTTGCCTCCCGAGAAAAGGGCCGCCACGCGCACGAGCCGCAGACGGCGCGCGGTGGCTTAAGCGGCGCGATCCATTTTACTGCGCAATTGCGCAGTAAACCCCCCCGGCGACGGCTCGCTACCGCGCCCGCCGCGCGCGCGACCGCCGCGCCGCGCGCTTGGGAAGCGACGAGGGCGCCGGCAGCGATCCGAAGAGGTCGCGCCGGGTGTCCCGAAGGACCGGACGCCGGTTGCGCGCGACGTCGAGCTCGGCAAGGTCGACCGTCTCGGTCACGTCGGCCGCTTCGAACAACGGCGCCTTCGCGCGCTCGTCGCCGCGGGGCCCGTGCACGCGCGAGCCGCCCCAGAAGTCGACCTGGTCCTGCATGCCGGCGATGTTGCAGAAGAGAAGCCACGAGGTCGTCTCGACGGCGCGGGCGGGGAGCACCGCCTCGAAGTAGCGGCGCGAGATGTTGGGCGAGGCGGAGATGCACGCGAGCACGTCGGCGCCGGAGAGCGCGAGCGTCTTTGTGACCTCCGGGAAGAAGAGGTCGTAGCAGATGCAAAGGCCCAGCCGCCCGAGACCGGTCTTGGCCACAACGGTTTCGCGGCCCGGGCCGAAGTACAGGCCCTCCTCGAAGACGCTGAACGTCGGGAGGTGGATCTTGTCGTAGTGCCACGTCTCTCCGTCGGGCGCCACGAGCACGGCCGCGTTGTGGACGACGCCGCGGATCTCCGAGGCGCGCGGCATGCCGAAGAGGACGTGCGCGCCGGATCGCCGCGCGATCGCTCGGACCCGTTGCACGGACGGACCGTCGAGAGGCTCGGCAAGCGTGCGCAGGAGGTCGCGCGCGAAGTAGCCCGTGAGCGAGAGCTCGGGGAAGACGTGGAGGTCGGCCCGCGTCCGGCGGACCGCGCGCTCGAAGGCGGCGAGGTTCGCCTTCTTGTCCGCGATGGCGGGCGCGAACTGGTGGAGGGCGGCGCGGAACGAGCCCATCGGCAGGTACATGAAGGGTCCCCGGGATGAACTTTCCCGATGCCCCGCGCGCCGGCGCCTTCCGACTTCGACGCGGCCGAGGCGCGGCGCACGATCGTCTCGTTCGTGGCCGGCCGCCTGCGGGAGGCCCGGGCGAAGGGAATCGTTCTTGGCGTGTCGGGCGGCATCGACTCGGCGCTCGTGGCCGCCTTGTGCGCCGAGGCCGTCGGCCCGCGGCGCGTGCTCGGGCTTCTCCTTCCGGCGGCCGATTCGCATCCGCGCGACGCGCGCGACGCGCGGCTCGTGGTCGATCGCCTGGGCATCCGGTCCGAGAGCGTCTCCATCGAGGGCGTGCTCGCCGCCGCTCGCGAGGCCTGCGGGCACCGCTTGAACGACCGCGCGCGGGCGAACCTCAAGGCGCGCGCCCGGATGCTGCTTCTCTACCAGCACGCAAACGCTCTCTCGTTTGTCGTCGCCGGCACGGGCAACAAGAGCGAGATCCTCACGGGTTACTTCACGAAGTTCGGCGACGGCGCGGGCGACCTGCATCCCATCGGCGATCTCTACAAGACGCAGGTGCGCGGGCTCGCGCGCGCGATGGACCTTCCAAAGCCGGTCCTCGCGAAGCCGCCCACGGCCGGATTGTGGGCCGGGCAGACCGACGAGAAGGAGATGGGAATCCGCTACGCCGAGCTCGACGCCGTCCTCGCGTGCATCGAGGACGGGCTCTCGCGGGAGCAGGCGCGCGCGCGGACCGGATTGTCGGCGGCAAAGGTGGACAAGGTGCACCGCATGGTGGAGCAAAGCCAGCACAAGCGCGCGGGCTTGATCGTGCCCAAGATCGGCTTTCGCACGCCGGGGCTCGACTGGCGCGTGCCGCCTTCCCGGGGGGCGTAGGCGTGCGCGCGGAGATCCAAGTGTGGCTCAAGGAGACGATCGACGGGTGGAAGGCCGACGTGATGGTCGTCGAGGGCACGAGCCGGACCAAGCACAAGGTCACGCTGTCGAAGCCGGACCGCCAGCGCCTGGGCGGGCTCTCGCAGCCGCCGGAGGTCCTCCTCGAGGAGACGTTCCGGTTCCTTCTCGCGCGCGAGCCCAAGGAGTCCATCCTGCGAGCCTTCGACGTGAGCGACGTGCAGCGCTACTTTCCGGACTTCCCGGCCGAGATGCAGCGGCGGATGTCGCGGTAGCGGTCAGCGGAACTCGACGCGATACCCGCACGCGCTCTCCGCGCTCGATCCGCGCAGGGCAAGATCCTTCTGCCCGCAGGCGGGGCATTGGGCCATCCCGAAGAACCGCTCCAGCCACGCTTCCTGGAACTCGCGGTCGTCGCGCGTGCGCGGCTGGTTGAGAAGCTCGACCTGGGCGAGGACCTCGTGCGCCTGGTGCGAGGCGGCAAGCGGGCGCAGCCGCTCGACGTCCACGGGGCGACGCTGGCGGAACGCGGGGACAAGGCGCGCCCGCAGGTAGGGCACCATGGCGGCGCCCAGGAGGAATCCGCCGAGGTGGCCCCACCAGGCGACGTTCGTGTTCATGAACAGGCGCAGCACCTCGAACCCGAGGTACGCCGCGCCCGCGAGGTAGGCGGGCATGTTCACGAAGATCGCGATGAAGCCAAGCGGCACGGGCACGGGGACCATCTCGCGCGGGAAGAGGAAGATCGTGACGCCGATGAGGCCGAAGATGGCCCCCGAGGCGCCCACGGTCGGCAGGATGTCGGCAAGGAGCGTGAGCGTCGGGCTCACGCCAAG
This window encodes:
- a CDS encoding NAD+ synthase, producing the protein MPRAPAPSDFDAAEARRTIVSFVAGRLREARAKGIVLGVSGGIDSALVAALCAEAVGPRRVLGLLLPAADSHPRDARDARLVVDRLGIRSESVSIEGVLAAAREACGHRLNDRARANLKARARMLLLYQHANALSFVVAGTGNKSEILTGYFTKFGDGAGDLHPIGDLYKTQVRGLARAMDLPKPVLAKPPTAGLWAGQTDEKEMGIRYAELDAVLACIEDGLSREQARARTGLSAAKVDKVHRMVEQSQHKRAGLIVPKIGFRTPGLDWRVPPSRGA
- a CDS encoding carbon-nitrogen hydrolase family protein, with product MGSFRAALHQFAPAIADKKANLAAFERAVRRTRADLHVFPELSLTGYFARDLLRTLAEPLDGPSVQRVRAIARRSGAHVLFGMPRASEIRGVVHNAAVLVAPDGETWHYDKIHLPTFSVFEEGLYFGPGRETVVAKTGLGRLGLCICYDLFFPEVTKTLALSGADVLACISASPNISRRYFEAVLPARAVETTSWLLFCNIAGMQDQVDFWGGSRVHGPRGDERAKAPLFEAADVTETVDLAELDVARNRRPVLRDTRRDLFGSLPAPSSLPKRAARRSRARRAR
- a CDS encoding rhomboid family intramembrane serine protease encodes the protein MAILPESPLSMLALGVIVVGIALTAWRRFPWTYSFAAIILVVFVLQILAGPLRELCTYWGAMVGGRPIVHDCITFELGFRSPAFLSAQQWWSPLSATFVHGGLLHLIGNLIFLYIFGSRLEDRIGPTRFAAVFLLAGAAGALATIPVVELGVSPTLTLLADILPTVGASGAIFGLIGVTIFLFPREMVPVPVPLGFIAIFVNMPAYLAGAAYLGFEVLRLFMNTNVAWWGHLGGFLLGAAMVPYLRARLVPAFRQRRPVDVERLRPLAASHQAHEVLAQVELLNQPRTRDDREFQEAWLERFFGMAQCPACGQKDLALRGSSAESACGYRVEFR
- a CDS encoding diphthine--ammonia ligase, which translates into the protein MRVAALFSGGKDSTFAVHLAQQWGFEVTHLVTLLPRNPESHMFHVPNLRWTPLLAEAMDIEHVMAKSSGEKERELSDLHRALSGLRIRGVVSGAVASEYQRTRVERVCHELRVHSYAPLWHKDGSRLVRELIDAGVDARVVACAAEGLDASWLGRRLDPQALLDLERLNREKGVHVSGEGGEYESIVLDAPWFQKRLEIVASRPEWQRDSGTLVIQQAELAAK